A window of Candidatus Binatia bacterium contains these coding sequences:
- a CDS encoding patatin-like phospholipase family protein, giving the protein MGITFIQKSTPENLPEDPQIALVLAGGAVTGGAFKLGGLVALDDLLSRRKIIDFDIYVGLSGGALLAAPLAAGIPPAQLMAALGGEGELAEFRLRDFYRPNLAEMLTKPVEFVTDFFSYLPGAFAEVLLRSPTTYRRLQEPLRACTSAPSRDALERLASEVVRGLQTNRSFPFPLDYLPAGAFDNAGIERFVRRGFAARGISNNFETLRRERGKRLYVAAVNLDSAQRVVFGPEEEERLSISEAIQASTAMPGFYKPARLRGVDYVDGGVRRTANIDVAIENGANLILAYNPFRPFNNRPQMRGGRIADGSTLSDRGLFVVMNQVFRALLHSRLHLGLQQYREDPEFRGDILLIEPGDSDETFFRMFPLDFSARRRAAEHGYSSVARSIEAHRDSLTKILKPYRVELHTTPTGEGFSRILGEEAFGATASEW; this is encoded by the coding sequence ATGGGAATCACCTTCATCCAGAAAAGTACGCCGGAAAACCTGCCCGAGGACCCTCAAATCGCTCTCGTGCTCGCCGGGGGAGCGGTTACCGGAGGCGCCTTCAAATTGGGGGGACTGGTCGCGCTGGATGACCTTTTGAGCCGACGCAAGATTATCGACTTCGATATCTACGTCGGCCTCTCCGGAGGTGCATTGCTCGCCGCACCTTTGGCGGCAGGGATACCCCCGGCACAATTAATGGCAGCACTCGGCGGCGAGGGAGAGCTGGCCGAGTTCCGGTTGCGCGATTTCTATCGGCCCAATCTGGCCGAGATGTTGACCAAGCCGGTAGAATTCGTGACCGACTTCTTCAGCTATCTGCCGGGTGCATTTGCCGAAGTCCTGCTTCGCAGCCCGACGACATACCGCCGCTTGCAGGAACCCCTGCGAGCCTGCACAAGCGCCCCCAGTCGTGATGCTCTCGAGCGGCTGGCCTCCGAGGTCGTGCGTGGCTTGCAGACCAATCGAAGTTTCCCCTTCCCGCTCGACTACCTGCCTGCCGGAGCGTTCGACAACGCGGGGATCGAGCGCTTTGTGCGTCGCGGCTTCGCCGCTCGCGGCATCAGCAATAACTTCGAGACCCTCAGGCGCGAGCGCGGCAAGAGGCTCTACGTTGCCGCGGTAAATCTCGACTCGGCCCAACGAGTCGTCTTCGGGCCCGAAGAAGAGGAGCGTCTATCGATCTCCGAGGCGATTCAAGCGTCCACCGCCATGCCGGGCTTCTATAAACCGGCTCGACTGCGCGGGGTCGACTATGTTGACGGTGGCGTTCGCCGCACAGCCAACATCGATGTCGCGATCGAAAACGGAGCGAATCTGATTCTTGCGTATAATCCGTTTCGCCCCTTCAACAATCGTCCGCAAATGCGCGGAGGACGAATCGCCGACGGAAGCACTCTGAGCGATCGAGGCTTGTTCGTCGTGATGAATCAGGTCTTCCGAGCGCTCCTCCACTCGCGACTCCATCTCGGGCTCCAGCAGTACCGGGAGGACCCGGAGTTTCGCGGAGATATCCTGCTCATCGAACCGGGCGATAGCGACGAGACGTTTTTTCGGATGTTCCCCCTCGACTTCAGCGCGCGTCGCCGGGCCGCGGAACATGGCTATTCTTCCGTGGCGCGTTCGATCGAGGCGCACCGCGACTCCCTGACGAAAATCCTCAAACCCTATAGGGTCGAGCTGCATACAACCCCGACTGGCGAAGGTTTCTCCCGCATTCTGGGAGAGGAAGCTTTTGGCGCCACGGCGTCGGAATGGTGA
- a CDS encoding phosphoadenylyl-sulfate reductase — MDLKIQNEIAETQTPEEILRGVADTYAPDAVLTMSFQHEGVVIAHMLREIAPETPVLFIDTGYHFAETLAYRDELVDKFGLEIRNLTSAMPRGEFLATHGDTLYETDPDLCCKINKVDPMQLALNGVSAWINGRRRDQATTRAGMSILERLGGGIVKINPLANWKAKDTWEYMQKHEIPTHALFDQGYASIGCAPCTRPVLAGEDERAGRWAGRGKTECGLHTIGMAEEETETAAAPVTEDKATPS, encoded by the coding sequence TTGGATCTGAAAATACAGAACGAGATTGCCGAAACCCAGACCCCCGAAGAAATCCTTCGGGGGGTGGCGGATACCTACGCTCCCGATGCGGTTTTGACGATGTCTTTCCAGCATGAGGGCGTCGTGATCGCCCATATGCTCAGAGAAATCGCACCCGAGACGCCGGTATTGTTCATCGACACCGGATATCATTTTGCGGAAACTTTGGCCTACCGCGACGAATTGGTCGACAAGTTCGGCCTCGAAATTCGAAATCTGACCTCAGCCATGCCGAGGGGCGAATTCCTCGCGACTCACGGCGACACATTGTACGAGACCGACCCGGACCTTTGCTGCAAGATCAACAAGGTCGATCCGATGCAGCTGGCTCTCAATGGCGTGTCGGCCTGGATCAACGGTCGTCGTCGAGATCAAGCCACAACACGAGCGGGCATGTCCATTCTCGAACGACTCGGCGGCGGGATTGTGAAGATCAATCCGCTGGCGAATTGGAAAGCCAAAGACACCTGGGAATACATGCAGAAGCATGAGATCCCGACGCATGCCCTTTTCGATCAAGGCTATGCCAGTATCGGCTGCGCGCCTTGCACGCGCCCCGTCCTCGCCGGCGAGGATGAACGAGCCGGCCGCTGGGCCGGGCGCGGCAAAACCGAATGCGGTTTGCACACCATCGGAATGGCGGAAGAAGAAACCGAAACTGCGGCTGCACCCGTCACTGAAGACAAGGCGACGCCTTCCTGA
- a CDS encoding enoyl-CoA hydratase/isomerase family protein has product MRNFENLEVVVDGARATIFLNEPGNLNPLRETTLRSLIAASAWLDEQPQLKVVVVAGRGRAFCAGADVQLVGSDAAPGAPGPRAMADLGREMADAIEGIRAVTIASIHGHCIGGGVVLASACDLRVAASTASFRIPEVDLGIPLAWGGMPRLVRDIGPVMTRELVLTCRKFTASEAKDIGFLNRVVPDSELEASVSELADELLDKAQYALLSTKRQTRAITAGMVGLPGSLLDADLLVAGLRDPEGREKAEAYLRRVLSGRS; this is encoded by the coding sequence ATGCGGAACTTTGAAAATCTGGAAGTCGTCGTCGACGGCGCGCGAGCGACCATTTTCCTGAACGAACCCGGAAACTTGAATCCGCTGCGCGAGACGACACTGCGATCCCTGATCGCGGCATCCGCCTGGCTTGATGAACAACCGCAGCTCAAAGTGGTTGTTGTGGCAGGTCGCGGCAGGGCTTTCTGCGCGGGCGCCGACGTTCAGCTGGTGGGATCCGACGCGGCGCCGGGAGCGCCGGGTCCGCGGGCGATGGCTGATCTCGGTCGCGAGATGGCCGATGCAATTGAAGGGATCCGTGCGGTTACCATCGCGAGCATTCACGGTCATTGTATTGGGGGTGGGGTGGTTCTCGCGAGTGCATGTGACCTTCGTGTGGCCGCATCGACGGCCTCCTTTCGCATCCCGGAAGTCGATTTGGGAATCCCCCTGGCTTGGGGTGGGATGCCCCGTTTGGTGCGGGATATCGGTCCCGTGATGACTCGCGAGTTGGTCCTCACGTGCCGTAAATTTACCGCGAGTGAGGCAAAGGATATCGGTTTTCTGAACCGGGTTGTCCCGGACAGTGAACTCGAAGCCTCCGTTTCGGAGCTGGCGGATGAACTGCTCGACAAGGCGCAATACGCATTGCTGTCCACAAAGCGGCAAACAAGGGCGATTACCGCGGGGATGGTCGGGCTGCCCGGATCGCTTCTCGACGCGGATCTTTTGGTGGCAGGGCTGCGGGATCCGGAAGGCCGCGAGAAGGCAGAGGCCTACCTCCGTCGGGTCCTCTCAGGCAGGTCTTGA
- a CDS encoding sialate O-acetylesterase produces the protein MAGRFAAAGQSNFAPGRFVADVSWNEEFADPAGPVAGSRVRAFANGYERDGAGWQSLPGDTAGWLATGLAESLARQEGAPVPVGIVNLAVPGSAIRRWAGSGTGIPGEFPEDIGDYYQAWILPCLPYAARGVFWWQGESDHQGSGSTQYAQRFRDLVESWRIDFENQDLFFAAVMLPNGKCVASDELVRGYPRSRPPEARAAGLMYDAYLSAARELPLLGLALTKDLPGGTHPSDREVYAQRLVDLVRHDVYGEDFAYSGPVFDCPERTGDVLRIHFKGSTGEGLKPGGLLRGGSPAADVRGVQVGADTESRVWANAMVDGDVLVVSHPEISKPAYVNYAWKVNPRWANLFNAAGLAAGPFAGFWPADACDS, from the coding sequence GTGGCGGGTCGATTTGCCGCCGCTGGACAGTCGAACTTTGCCCCGGGTCGATTCGTGGCGGACGTCTCCTGGAATGAAGAATTCGCGGATCCCGCAGGCCCGGTCGCTGGTTCCCGGGTTCGAGCCTTTGCCAATGGTTATGAGCGAGATGGAGCGGGCTGGCAGTCGCTGCCGGGCGACACGGCGGGCTGGCTTGCGACAGGTCTGGCGGAATCGCTCGCCCGACAAGAAGGAGCGCCTGTCCCGGTTGGCATCGTGAATCTCGCAGTGCCGGGATCGGCGATTCGCCGCTGGGCCGGCAGCGGAACCGGTATCCCGGGGGAATTCCCGGAGGATATCGGTGACTATTATCAGGCCTGGATTTTGCCTTGTCTGCCCTATGCCGCGCGGGGTGTCTTTTGGTGGCAAGGGGAGTCCGACCATCAGGGGTCAGGCTCCACGCAGTATGCGCAACGCTTCCGGGACCTTGTCGAATCGTGGCGTATCGACTTCGAGAATCAGGACTTGTTTTTTGCGGCCGTGATGCTGCCCAACGGAAAGTGTGTCGCCTCGGACGAACTGGTCCGTGGGTATCCGCGATCGCGTCCGCCGGAAGCCCGCGCCGCGGGTTTGATGTACGACGCGTATTTGTCAGCGGCCCGGGAACTCCCCTTGTTGGGGCTGGCCCTGACGAAAGATCTGCCTGGCGGCACGCATCCTTCGGACCGTGAGGTTTATGCGCAGCGCTTGGTCGATTTGGTGCGTCACGATGTATACGGGGAAGATTTTGCCTACTCGGGGCCGGTGTTTGATTGCCCGGAGCGCACAGGCGATGTTCTCCGCATTCATTTCAAGGGTTCGACCGGGGAGGGCCTCAAGCCCGGAGGACTTCTTCGCGGAGGTTCGCCTGCCGCCGATGTTCGGGGTGTCCAGGTCGGGGCCGACACCGAAAGTCGGGTGTGGGCGAATGCGATGGTCGACGGTGATGTTCTGGTCGTCTCTCATCCGGAGATCTCCAAACCCGCGTATGTCAATTATGCATGGAAGGTAAATCCTCGTTGGGCGAACCTCTTTAATGCAGCCGGTCTTGCCGCGGGTCCTTTCGCCGGTTTCTGGCCTGCTGACGCTTGTGATTCCTGA
- a CDS encoding helix-turn-helix domain containing protein has protein sequence MPLPIETKSTSSDGRTQRRVRNRERVVEALFALVREGYCRPTADQVAERAGVGRRTVFRHFDDLESLFAALATQVREEARKGRMPAWEGLPVQERVRELVARRSRLFEDLAPFRRANTSNLWRSSVLRTFEAENNLELRKDLRQAIPELLAAAPHVVAGVELLAAPETWDRFREAQSLSFPEAEVAVRDLILQLLKDS, from the coding sequence ATGCCTCTGCCCATCGAAACGAAATCCACGTCAAGTGACGGCCGCACGCAACGACGCGTCCGTAACCGCGAACGCGTGGTCGAAGCTCTATTCGCACTCGTGCGCGAAGGCTATTGCCGACCGACGGCGGATCAGGTGGCCGAGCGCGCCGGCGTTGGGCGTCGGACGGTTTTTCGCCACTTTGACGATCTGGAGAGTTTGTTTGCGGCGCTGGCGACTCAGGTTCGCGAGGAAGCCCGCAAGGGTCGAATGCCGGCATGGGAGGGACTTCCGGTGCAGGAGCGTGTCCGGGAACTGGTGGCTCGGCGCTCGCGTTTGTTCGAGGACCTGGCACCCTTTCGTCGCGCCAATACATCGAATTTGTGGCGATCCTCGGTCCTGAGAACTTTCGAGGCAGAGAACAATCTGGAACTCCGCAAGGATTTGCGGCAGGCAATCCCCGAACTGCTTGCCGCGGCTCCGCATGTGGTCGCCGGAGTGGAGTTGCTGGCCGCCCCGGAGACGTGGGATCGCTTTCGCGAGGCACAGTCCCTCAGTTTTCCGGAGGCAGAGGTCGCGGTTCGCGATCTTATCCTGCAGTTGCTGAAGGATAGCTGA
- a CDS encoding alpha/beta hydrolase produces the protein MSDTVCIEPENGRYRADLVFLHGLWTTPDIWQPAALGLAHRGWRCHLLDMRSGEQGRDFEIEQWCQSAADFLSDCETPPIVVGHDAGALVALALAERSLPRAVVADAPLLVGPPQLQPRLANMIARWRNAELPPPAPTNPMAHVGSNAGVARLLNALTNEGARLVGSLVGRAIRPGRPAVPTLLMASPDDPVVPEHLVAITAQGIEAEYQKRSGGHYGMLEEPYDVWSSAVQRWLVRRAGTDLLVLRGDEDLDPDALI, from the coding sequence ATGAGCGATACCGTATGCATCGAACCGGAAAACGGACGCTATCGCGCGGATCTGGTTTTTCTTCATGGCCTGTGGACGACACCGGATATCTGGCAGCCCGCAGCTTTGGGGCTGGCGCACCGCGGTTGGCGGTGTCATCTGCTGGATATGCGTTCGGGTGAGCAGGGGCGCGACTTTGAAATCGAACAATGGTGTCAGTCGGCAGCGGACTTTCTCTCGGACTGCGAGACTCCGCCGATTGTGGTCGGGCACGACGCTGGTGCTCTGGTTGCGCTCGCTTTGGCCGAACGCTCCTTGCCGCGCGCGGTGGTGGCCGATGCCCCCCTCCTCGTAGGACCGCCGCAGCTCCAGCCGCGTCTGGCGAATATGATCGCTCGTTGGCGTAACGCAGAGTTGCCGCCGCCTGCCCCCACCAACCCGATGGCTCACGTGGGATCGAATGCCGGCGTCGCACGACTCCTGAATGCCTTGACTAATGAAGGGGCTCGCCTGGTGGGGTCTCTGGTCGGGCGGGCGATTCGACCCGGTCGGCCTGCGGTACCCACCTTGCTCATGGCCTCGCCCGATGATCCCGTGGTCCCGGAGCATCTTGTCGCGATTACGGCACAGGGAATTGAGGCGGAATACCAGAAGCGATCGGGCGGTCACTACGGGATGCTGGAAGAGCCCTACGACGTCTGGTCGAGCGCCGTGCAGCGTTGGTTGGTGAGACGCGCCGGCACGGATTTGCTGGTACTGCGCGGGGATGAGGACCTGGACCCGGACGCACTGATCTGA
- a CDS encoding Hsp33 family molecular chaperone HslO, translating into MRDRIDRWMTGEGTVRILTATSTAMAQEAARVAGSAPAVSEALGDLLTGVALLELAQSPVERVQCSFDHDGSAGQLVADVWPGPEVRGRVKNPQASAEPLIGTDGELRISRHGFRGGQVYQSRLPVSGGSIAGALQQFCLESEQTLTLFSLATVTEADGRISRAGGMIVQAMPDCEPEHLAGVTACLEQADFAALVRAGEAPADATMALLDRMDLHVLGHDPLLYQCRCSLERAVGAVRTLSPEELEEVRGGRVEEVVCDFCSHQYLVGQPELDATAPAAEK; encoded by the coding sequence ATGAGGGATCGAATTGATCGTTGGATGACAGGCGAAGGCACGGTGCGGATTTTGACCGCCACCAGCACCGCGATGGCGCAGGAGGCCGCTCGTGTTGCCGGCTCGGCACCTGCTGTTTCCGAGGCGTTGGGCGATCTCCTCACGGGTGTCGCCTTACTGGAACTGGCGCAGAGTCCGGTCGAAAGAGTGCAGTGCTCTTTTGATCATGACGGCAGTGCAGGCCAGTTGGTCGCTGATGTCTGGCCGGGACCGGAGGTGCGTGGGCGCGTGAAGAATCCTCAGGCAAGTGCCGAACCTCTGATCGGTACGGATGGCGAGCTGCGGATCTCACGCCACGGATTCCGTGGCGGGCAGGTTTACCAGAGTCGACTGCCTGTATCCGGAGGGAGTATAGCTGGCGCTTTGCAGCAATTTTGCCTCGAGTCCGAGCAGACACTGACCCTTTTCTCGCTGGCGACAGTGACCGAAGCGGACGGTCGAATCAGCCGCGCCGGGGGGATGATCGTTCAGGCGATGCCGGATTGTGAGCCGGAGCATCTGGCGGGTGTCACGGCGTGTCTGGAGCAGGCAGATTTCGCCGCTCTGGTGCGAGCCGGTGAGGCACCGGCGGATGCGACGATGGCGCTCCTTGATCGCATGGATCTTCATGTGCTCGGACACGACCCTCTTCTTTATCAATGCCGCTGCTCTCTCGAGCGGGCAGTCGGAGCGGTGCGCACGCTGTCGCCCGAAGAACTGGAGGAAGTTCGGGGGGGGCGTGTGGAGGAGGTCGTTTGTGATTTTTGCAGCCACCAATACCTGGTCGGTCAACCGGAGCTTGACGCTACGGCTCCCGCTGCGGAGAAATGA
- a CDS encoding SDR family NAD(P)-dependent oxidoreductase — protein MGLLDGKVAIITGAGGGLGRTHALLLASEGAKIVVNDLGGARDGTGDGLAMADQVVREITDAGGAAVANHDSVATMAGGENICRTALDAFGRVDILVNNAGILRDRTLVKTEEDDWDLVIAVHLKGTYCVTKPVFQHMKDRGGPGVIINTTSTSGLLGNFGQCNYGAAKAGIAGFTRTLAQEGAKYGIRAWGLAPVAFTRLTSDLMGGEESAMAEALDPAKISQAVLYMASDLSGDKTGKFLFVSGARVAEMKITGPTGLQKDGFSARDIAAAEDDVFLPEDQGFNMRA, from the coding sequence ATGGGACTGCTCGATGGGAAAGTAGCTATCATTACCGGCGCCGGAGGCGGCCTCGGTCGAACCCACGCATTATTGCTGGCCAGCGAAGGCGCCAAAATCGTCGTAAATGATCTGGGTGGCGCGCGTGACGGCACCGGCGACGGACTGGCCATGGCCGATCAAGTGGTTCGGGAGATCACGGACGCTGGAGGAGCGGCCGTCGCCAATCATGACTCCGTGGCCACTATGGCCGGAGGCGAGAATATTTGCCGCACAGCACTCGATGCATTTGGCCGGGTAGATATTCTTGTCAATAATGCCGGCATCCTGCGCGATCGTACCTTGGTCAAGACAGAGGAAGACGATTGGGACCTGGTGATCGCCGTCCACCTCAAGGGCACCTACTGCGTCACAAAGCCTGTCTTCCAGCATATGAAGGATCGCGGTGGCCCGGGCGTGATCATCAACACCACCTCCACTTCAGGCCTCCTCGGAAACTTCGGACAGTGCAACTACGGAGCTGCCAAGGCAGGGATTGCCGGCTTCACGCGAACTCTGGCGCAAGAAGGTGCAAAATACGGCATTCGCGCCTGGGGACTCGCGCCGGTGGCGTTTACCCGACTGACCTCCGACTTGATGGGCGGAGAAGAATCCGCAATGGCCGAAGCTCTCGATCCAGCAAAGATCTCGCAGGCAGTTCTCTACATGGCGAGTGATTTATCGGGCGACAAAACAGGGAAATTTCTGTTCGTGAGCGGCGCACGCGTAGCTGAGATGAAAATCACCGGCCCCACCGGCCTCCAGAAAGATGGCTTCTCGGCCCGGGATATCGCCGCAGCCGAAGACGATGTCTTCCTCCCCGAGGATCAGGGTTTCAACATGCGCGCCTGA
- a CDS encoding DUF1592 domain-containing protein, whose protein sequence is MWQKKRGTSAVRHGLLAICLALVSACEGQRPCHVDYEITATWPSGFIANVEIYNEGVRDLELESGWKLSFERIERLEIVNLWNGLLQDDTAKFLVTNEHWNSKIPAGGSVDFGFEANFAGDPPADPQNFRLNGRACSSNTAPEPTGNPGDNPTATPPTNDPIATPTPTSAPIQTPAATATPPAATPVPTPVPTPPFVPPTPAPTNSPAPTPPIAATPSPTPAPTPAPTPSPTPSPSPTPSPSPTPSPTPTPAATPDGFTGRELYEIHACNLCHGDDGAGTTIAPTLANWSSLETLTQKIDASMPLGNPGACEGNCASRIASYILGELQRATGTLECSSGPTALPRRLRPLTRREYIATVNDLLGLTTTNPLNDFPVEIRIDGYDNMPAAFEMTDRHIDAYLGEAESLAARAVIERRSAILPCEPANDREACAREFVEEFGQRAYRRPLATSEVNSLLALFADEDEPFDIGLQDALWAMLISPHFLQRSELGVPDGEGNFALDGYEIASAISYLLIGSMPDDLLFAAAANGSLQTTEGRRAQAERLLADPRAREQLGIFAAQWLGADPLLAGEKNSTAFPNFNEGIQERQFEELNRFLSHVVFDASGSFAELFDTETVMADPLLAAYYGVPMPAGETFGPIQVADGSRGGILTLGSVLAAHAHSNDTSPVRRGVFVRRRLLCQDLPPPPPEVDNTPPGLDPTLSTRERFAAHSTDPSCQSCHQYIDGVGFGFLKFDGAGGPIAFEGGAPIDDQGEILGLRSLDDPEILSFSGATQLGDLLAGSETAERCLATQVWRWSRGQLESSELACEIEALGTDFVAQGGNVQELLLRLIELPSFTRRHEGEEVNP, encoded by the coding sequence ATGTGGCAAAAAAAACGTGGAACCTCTGCCGTCAGGCATGGATTACTCGCCATTTGCCTGGCGCTGGTCTCGGCATGCGAGGGCCAACGCCCATGCCACGTCGATTATGAGATCACGGCCACATGGCCTTCAGGCTTTATTGCCAATGTTGAAATTTACAACGAGGGCGTGAGGGACCTGGAGTTGGAATCCGGCTGGAAGCTGAGCTTCGAGCGCATCGAGCGACTGGAAATTGTCAATCTCTGGAATGGTCTCCTGCAGGACGACACGGCCAAATTTCTAGTAACGAACGAGCACTGGAACTCGAAGATCCCCGCTGGCGGCTCGGTCGATTTCGGCTTTGAGGCCAATTTCGCCGGCGATCCTCCCGCCGACCCGCAGAACTTCCGCTTGAATGGACGTGCCTGCAGTTCCAATACGGCCCCGGAGCCAACAGGAAATCCGGGCGACAACCCCACCGCCACCCCCCCGACCAACGATCCGATAGCAACTCCGACCCCGACGAGTGCACCCATCCAAACGCCGGCGGCCACGGCCACGCCCCCGGCAGCGACGCCGGTTCCGACACCGGTTCCGACGCCTCCGTTCGTCCCGCCAACACCTGCCCCGACAAATTCGCCAGCGCCCACCCCACCGATAGCGGCAACGCCGTCGCCCACGCCGGCACCCACGCCGGCACCCACTCCCTCGCCAACGCCTTCACCGTCGCCAACGCCTTCACCCTCGCCAACGCCGTCGCCGACACCAACACCCGCAGCGACGCCAGACGGATTCACTGGACGAGAATTATACGAGATACACGCGTGCAATCTTTGCCACGGGGATGACGGTGCGGGAACGACGATCGCTCCGACTCTGGCAAATTGGTCCTCGCTCGAAACCTTGACCCAAAAAATCGACGCTTCGATGCCTCTGGGCAACCCCGGCGCTTGCGAAGGTAATTGTGCGAGCCGAATTGCGTCTTATATTCTGGGCGAATTACAACGAGCGACGGGAACGCTGGAGTGCAGCAGCGGCCCGACCGCTCTACCGAGGCGATTGCGACCGTTGACCCGGCGGGAATACATCGCCACCGTTAACGATCTATTGGGGCTGACCACTACCAACCCTCTGAATGATTTCCCGGTAGAAATTCGGATCGACGGCTACGACAATATGCCGGCGGCTTTCGAAATGACCGATCGGCACATCGACGCCTACCTGGGCGAAGCCGAAAGCCTCGCGGCGCGAGCCGTGATCGAGCGCAGGTCTGCCATCCTGCCCTGCGAACCGGCCAATGATCGCGAGGCGTGCGCTCGCGAGTTTGTCGAGGAGTTTGGGCAACGGGCCTATCGAAGACCTCTCGCGACAAGCGAAGTAAATTCCCTGTTGGCACTTTTTGCCGACGAGGACGAGCCCTTCGACATCGGTCTGCAGGATGCGCTTTGGGCGATGTTGATCTCGCCCCACTTCCTCCAACGCTCGGAGTTGGGCGTGCCCGATGGAGAAGGCAACTTTGCCCTGGACGGTTATGAAATCGCCAGCGCCATTTCGTATTTACTGATCGGCTCGATGCCCGACGATCTGCTCTTCGCAGCAGCGGCAAACGGTAGCCTGCAGACGACCGAGGGCCGCCGAGCTCAGGCCGAGCGCCTTCTCGCCGACCCACGTGCACGGGAGCAGTTGGGAATTTTCGCCGCCCAATGGCTCGGCGCGGATCCCCTTCTGGCCGGCGAGAAAAATTCCACGGCCTTCCCCAACTTCAACGAGGGAATTCAGGAACGACAATTCGAGGAACTCAACCGCTTCCTGTCACACGTCGTCTTTGATGCCTCGGGTTCCTTCGCCGAACTTTTCGACACCGAGACCGTCATGGCCGACCCGCTGCTGGCCGCGTACTATGGGGTCCCCATGCCCGCCGGTGAAACATTCGGGCCGATTCAGGTCGCAGACGGGTCACGCGGCGGGATCCTGACCCTTGGTAGTGTCCTTGCAGCTCACGCGCACTCGAACGATACCTCGCCCGTCCGACGAGGCGTCTTCGTTCGACGCCGACTCCTGTGCCAGGATCTGCCACCACCGCCACCCGAGGTCGATAATACCCCACCGGGGCTGGACCCGACCCTCAGCACGCGGGAGCGCTTTGCAGCTCATAGTACCGACCCCTCCTGCCAGTCCTGCCATCAATATATCGACGGTGTCGGATTCGGGTTTCTGAAGTTCGACGGTGCGGGTGGACCGATCGCCTTCGAGGGAGGTGCGCCGATCGACGACCAGGGCGAGATCCTGGGATTACGCAGTCTGGACGACCCCGAGATTTTGAGCTTCTCGGGCGCAACGCAACTCGGCGACCTGCTTGCCGGGAGTGAAACAGCCGAGAGATGTCTGGCTACGCAAGTATGGCGATGGTCGAGAGGCCAATTGGAGAGTTCGGAGCTTGCCTGTGAGATCGAAGCTCTCGGAACGGACTTCGTGGCGCAGGGAGGCAATGTGCAGGAACTCCTGCTGCGCCTGATCGAGCTCCCCTCCTTTACACGTCGCCATGAGGGCGAAGAGGTGAACCCATGA